The following proteins come from a genomic window of Solwaraspora sp. WMMA2065:
- a CDS encoding NADP-dependent oxidoreductase, with the protein MKIAKWVVREHVDGVPDTDRIYEKVTEEAPVALGDDEMLFQTRYVSVDPYLHGLALETPVGQHMIADSIMEVVEAGPDARFQVGDLVQGYGGWRSHVVGTGGEVLWQGETFPMVFPAYRKLNPQHYDDVLPVTTALGIMGGPGITAWGTLTHFLTVRPGDTLVISGASGAIGTLVGQLAKRAGARLVGTTASAEKVPFLTELGFDAVVEYRHGDEPGRVREALVKAAPDGVDRYFDNLGGTVTDMVFTMLNVHSRVAVCWQWATQVGREQTGLRLLPMIMYPRATIRGIFAHEWFTEENLSKMRDELGGMVRRGELTYQQTVHHGFDEIPNAYHSLYHNRGGNRGKVLVAV; encoded by the coding sequence TTGAAGATCGCAAAGTGGGTCGTACGCGAGCACGTCGACGGCGTCCCCGACACCGACCGGATCTACGAGAAGGTGACCGAGGAGGCACCGGTAGCGCTCGGTGACGACGAGATGCTGTTTCAGACGCGGTACGTCTCGGTCGATCCGTACCTGCACGGGCTCGCCCTGGAAACGCCGGTCGGGCAGCACATGATCGCCGACTCGATCATGGAGGTGGTCGAGGCCGGACCGGACGCCCGCTTCCAGGTGGGAGACCTGGTCCAGGGCTATGGCGGTTGGCGTAGCCACGTCGTCGGCACCGGCGGCGAGGTGCTGTGGCAGGGGGAGACGTTCCCGATGGTCTTTCCCGCCTACCGCAAGCTGAATCCGCAGCACTACGACGACGTGCTGCCGGTGACGACGGCGCTGGGAATCATGGGAGGGCCGGGCATCACCGCGTGGGGCACGCTGACGCATTTCCTGACGGTGCGCCCTGGTGACACGCTGGTGATCAGCGGTGCCTCGGGGGCCATCGGGACGCTGGTCGGGCAGCTCGCCAAGCGGGCCGGTGCGCGGCTGGTGGGGACTACCGCGTCCGCGGAGAAGGTCCCGTTCCTCACCGAACTCGGCTTCGACGCCGTCGTCGAGTACCGACACGGTGACGAGCCGGGCCGGGTACGGGAGGCGCTGGTCAAAGCCGCCCCGGACGGCGTCGACAGATACTTCGACAATCTCGGTGGCACGGTCACCGACATGGTCTTCACGATGCTGAACGTGCACAGCCGGGTCGCGGTCTGCTGGCAGTGGGCCACCCAGGTGGGCCGCGAACAGACCGGGCTACGTCTCCTGCCGATGATCATGTACCCCCGTGCGACCATCCGGGGCATCTTCGCGCACGAGTGGTTCACCGAGGAGAACCTGTCGAAGATGCGCGACGAACTCGGCGGCATGGTCCGTCGCGGGGAACTGACCTACCAGCAGACCGTCCACCACGGATTCGACGAGATTCCGAACGCGTACCACAGCCTCTACCACAACCGGGGCGGTAACCGGGGCAAGGTCCTGGTCGCCGTGTAG
- a CDS encoding NAD(P)/FAD-dependent oxidoreductase, whose product MPESKPARETMIIIGGGLGGLATGCYAQMNGYRTHTFEMHELPGGCCTAWDQGEFTFDWCVSWLLGSGPGNDMHQIWLELGALQGKEMRDFETFNIVRGRDGRTVYFYSDPDRLQEHLLWHSPADARLIRDFCAGIRTFKKLLNAYPFLKPVGLMRPWERWRMLAAFLPHFNTIRRSITTLMTDYSAKFKDPLLREAFNFILYERHASFPVLPFYFQLAAHAGRTAGVPEGGSLGLARSIEQRYLRLGGKITYNAKVDEVLVENDRAVGVRLSDGREHRADIVVATCDGHTTVTKLLNGRYLNETYRRLYTETIDEPGQIYPGYVSAFFGLDRPYPDADPCTTHLLSPEEATDLVGIGEHPSVNVQFRSRHYPELSPAETSVVFVTFFSDTGAWRQLVAGPEQASRVRKGELLHTLRVRRGRTYYAAKRQVRTALLGLLDQRYPGLADTVVAHDIATPLTQIRYTANHDGSIAGWQPFVDGGETMEKELEKHGPVLPGLANFYLAGVWTTIGGLIRAAASGRHVVQFICRDDGRPFTADIDDTAPPPTQVTVPVPATPSLASPAEGHPSVLTRQGA is encoded by the coding sequence ATGCCAGAGTCGAAACCCGCCCGGGAAACGATGATCATCATCGGTGGTGGCCTAGGTGGTCTCGCCACCGGCTGCTACGCGCAGATGAACGGCTACCGCACCCACACGTTCGAGATGCACGAGTTGCCGGGCGGCTGCTGCACCGCCTGGGACCAGGGTGAGTTCACCTTCGACTGGTGCGTGAGCTGGCTGCTCGGCAGCGGGCCCGGCAACGACATGCACCAGATCTGGCTCGAACTCGGCGCGCTGCAGGGCAAGGAGATGCGCGACTTCGAGACGTTCAACATCGTCCGTGGCCGGGACGGGCGGACCGTCTACTTCTACTCCGACCCTGACCGGTTGCAGGAGCACCTGCTGTGGCACTCGCCCGCCGACGCGCGGCTCATCCGCGACTTCTGCGCCGGGATACGCACCTTCAAGAAGCTGCTCAACGCCTATCCGTTCCTCAAGCCGGTCGGCCTGATGCGGCCGTGGGAACGGTGGCGGATGCTCGCCGCCTTCCTGCCGCACTTCAACACCATCCGCAGGTCGATCACCACGCTGATGACCGACTACTCCGCCAAATTCAAAGATCCGCTGCTGCGGGAGGCGTTCAACTTCATCCTGTACGAGCGACATGCGAGCTTTCCGGTGCTGCCCTTCTACTTTCAACTCGCGGCGCACGCCGGGCGCACCGCCGGCGTGCCGGAGGGGGGTTCGCTCGGGCTGGCCCGCTCGATCGAGCAGCGCTACCTGCGGCTCGGCGGCAAGATCACGTACAACGCGAAGGTCGACGAGGTGCTGGTCGAGAACGACCGGGCGGTCGGGGTCCGACTCAGCGACGGACGTGAGCACCGCGCCGACATCGTCGTCGCCACCTGCGACGGGCACACGACGGTCACCAAGCTGCTGAACGGCCGCTACCTCAACGAGACCTACCGTCGCCTGTACACCGAGACCATCGACGAGCCAGGCCAGATCTACCCCGGGTACGTCAGCGCGTTCTTCGGCCTCGACCGGCCGTATCCGGACGCAGACCCGTGCACCACTCACCTGCTGTCGCCCGAGGAGGCGACGGACCTGGTCGGCATCGGCGAGCACCCCAGCGTCAACGTACAGTTCCGCAGCCGGCACTATCCCGAGCTCTCCCCGGCGGAGACCTCGGTCGTGTTCGTCACCTTCTTCTCCGACACCGGCGCCTGGCGGCAGCTGGTGGCGGGACCGGAGCAGGCGAGCCGGGTCCGCAAGGGCGAACTGCTGCACACCCTGCGGGTGCGCCGTGGCCGCACCTACTACGCCGCGAAGCGACAGGTGCGCACCGCCCTGCTCGGCCTGCTGGACCAGCGTTACCCCGGGCTCGCAGACACGGTCGTGGCGCACGACATCGCGACACCGCTGACGCAGATCCGCTACACCGCCAACCATGACGGCTCGATCGCCGGCTGGCAACCGTTCGTCGACGGCGGCGAAACGATGGAAAAGGAGCTGGAAAAGCACGGCCCGGTGCTCCCCGGGCTGGCCAATTTCTACCTGGCCGGGGTCTGGACCACGATCGGCGGGCTCATCCGGGCCGCTGCCAGCGGCCGTCATGTCGTGCAGTTCATCTGCCGCGACGACGGTCGGCCCTTCACCGCCGACATCGACGACACGGCGCCGCCGCCCACGCAGGTGACGGTGCCCGTGCCGGCCACACCCTCGCTGGCCTCCCCGGCCGAGGGACACCCGTCCGTTCTCACCCGGCAAGGAGCCTGA